In one Saccharibacillus brassicae genomic region, the following are encoded:
- a CDS encoding GntR family transcriptional regulator, whose protein sequence is MFVELDLQSEVPIYKQLADQLIEGIASGKLAAGQPLPSVRALAADLGINLHTVNKAYQTLKQEGFLEIHRKKGVIVQPGPLPAADEAFLARLRRDLRPLAAEASARGLNEQELTELMQTLYRSIQNPPPEGGSSL, encoded by the coding sequence ATGTTCGTCGAACTCGATCTGCAATCCGAAGTGCCGATCTACAAACAGCTTGCCGACCAACTGATCGAAGGGATCGCCTCGGGCAAGCTTGCGGCCGGACAGCCGCTTCCGTCCGTCCGCGCGCTGGCCGCCGATCTCGGCATCAACCTGCATACGGTCAACAAAGCGTACCAGACGCTCAAGCAGGAAGGCTTTCTGGAGATCCACCGCAAAAAAGGCGTCATCGTCCAGCCCGGTCCGCTTCCCGCCGCCGACGAAGCGTTTCTCGCCCGCCTGAGGCGGGACCTGCGTCCGCTGGCGGCCGAAGCTTCGGCCCGCGGCCTGAACGAACAAGAGTTGACCGAGCTTATGCAGACGCTCTACCGCAGTATCCAAAATCCCCCGCCCGAAGGAGGCTCTTCCCTATGA
- a CDS encoding DUF1648 domain-containing protein produces MNAELAFVLVIAVIDLIWLLCLLGLPFLTNAMLLGVYVPPAERGLPQVRRIRRTFLSLGLCGALLGLLLAFAAHRLSGGAEGWTLAALLVPQALAAAGAWTFSRRRALELKSQRNWLAPDSSRRTAYIGTGAERPSTGIPTWAYLLHAVILIGCAVLAAVYWESIPQQIPTHFNAAGIPDQYAAKSLVSVFALNLLQALMTALFVGLHLSIGRTRQNLDPSDPAGSLRKQNRFRGANAYVLFFLSLAVVLLLGWIQARSTYDFRGTLSAGYALIFALLLIALPAAFFFYVHRRGLLEVGANRHHGEDRYWRGGAFYYNPQDPAFMVEKRVGLGWTFNFARPLSWLVMSASVLLPLAAVAAAMWASR; encoded by the coding sequence ATGAATGCCGAACTTGCTTTTGTCCTCGTTATCGCCGTGATCGACCTGATCTGGCTGCTGTGTCTGCTCGGCCTGCCGTTTCTGACGAACGCCATGCTGCTCGGCGTCTACGTGCCGCCCGCCGAACGCGGCCTGCCGCAGGTGCGGCGGATCCGCCGCACTTTTCTCTCCCTCGGCTTGTGCGGCGCCCTGCTCGGCCTGCTGTTGGCGTTCGCCGCGCACCGACTGTCCGGCGGCGCCGAAGGCTGGACGCTGGCCGCGCTGCTGGTGCCCCAGGCGCTCGCCGCGGCCGGAGCCTGGACGTTCTCGCGCCGCCGGGCACTGGAGCTCAAATCGCAGCGGAACTGGCTTGCTCCCGATTCGTCCAGACGGACCGCCTATATCGGAACGGGAGCGGAGCGTCCTTCCACCGGCATCCCGACCTGGGCCTATCTGCTGCACGCCGTCATTCTGATCGGCTGCGCCGTGCTGGCTGCCGTCTATTGGGAGTCTATTCCGCAGCAGATTCCGACGCATTTCAATGCCGCCGGCATTCCGGACCAATACGCGGCCAAATCGCTCGTCAGCGTCTTCGCCCTGAATCTGCTGCAGGCGCTTATGACCGCGCTGTTCGTCGGCCTCCATCTCTCGATCGGACGCACGCGCCAGAACCTCGATCCGTCGGATCCCGCCGGTTCGCTGCGCAAGCAGAATCGGTTCCGCGGCGCCAACGCCTACGTGCTCTTTTTCCTGTCGCTGGCCGTCGTGCTTCTGCTCGGCTGGATTCAGGCACGCAGCACGTACGATTTCCGCGGTACGCTGTCGGCCGGGTATGCGCTGATCTTCGCGCTGCTGCTTATTGCGCTGCCGGCCGCTTTCTTCTTCTATGTGCATCGGCGCGGCCTGCTCGAAGTCGGCGCCAACCGGCATCACGGCGAAGACCGCTACTGGCGCGGCGGCGCGTTCTACTACAACCCGCAGGACCCCGCCTTCATGGTCGAAAAAAGGGTCGGTCTCGGCTGGACGTTCAACTTTGCCCGTCCGCTCAGTTGGCTCGTCATGTCCGCTTCCGTGCTGCTTCCGCTTGCCGCGGTCGCGGCGGCGATGTGGGCGAGCCGTTAA
- a CDS encoding STM4015 family protein: MTETKLSIGYDDYEAGQTMDTLLEQLADTPEAAQLTKLVIGDWGGTYENSSQPVVEALVRLKDRFPQLRSLYIGDMDSEECEVSWIMQSDLSPLFAAFPELRSLTVKGSTDLALGPIRHAKLEELIIVCGGLPARVLSSIAEAELPALRKLELYLGVENYGFDASLEQVLAVAKPGLFPNLVYLGLKDSEIQDEIAAALAQSELLDTLETLDLSEGTLSDVGAEALLASDKVRRLPALDLHYHFMSEAMTSTAAAQLPNADVSDRQETEKYEGEEYRYPSLTE; the protein is encoded by the coding sequence ATGACGGAAACGAAGTTAAGCATCGGGTACGACGATTACGAAGCCGGACAGACGATGGACACTCTTTTGGAACAATTGGCAGACACGCCGGAAGCGGCGCAGCTGACGAAGCTCGTGATCGGCGACTGGGGCGGCACGTACGAAAATTCGTCGCAGCCGGTCGTCGAAGCGCTCGTGCGGTTGAAAGACCGTTTTCCGCAGCTGCGCAGCCTGTATATCGGCGATATGGATTCCGAGGAATGCGAAGTGTCGTGGATCATGCAGTCGGACCTCAGTCCGCTGTTCGCGGCTTTTCCGGAACTGCGGTCGCTGACCGTCAAGGGCAGCACGGATCTTGCGTTGGGCCCGATCCGGCACGCGAAGCTGGAAGAACTGATTATCGTCTGCGGCGGCCTGCCGGCCAGGGTCCTGTCTTCGATCGCTGAAGCCGAACTGCCCGCCCTGCGCAAGCTCGAACTGTATCTGGGTGTAGAAAACTACGGCTTCGACGCATCGCTCGAACAGGTGCTGGCCGTCGCCAAGCCGGGACTGTTCCCGAATCTGGTCTACCTCGGCCTTAAAGACAGCGAGATTCAGGACGAGATCGCCGCCGCTCTGGCGCAGTCCGAACTGCTGGACACGCTGGAGACGCTCGACCTGTCCGAAGGCACGCTGAGCGACGTCGGCGCGGAAGCGCTGCTCGCCAGCGACAAAGTCCGCCGCCTGCCCGCGCTTGACCTGCATTACCATTTCATGTCCGAGGCCATGACGAGTACCGCTGCGGCGCAGCTGCCGAACGCCGACGTCAGCGATCGCCAGGAGACGGAGAAGTACGAAGGCGAAGAATACCGGTATCCGTCGTTGACGGAATGA
- a CDS encoding STM4014 family protein, protein MKERTVHSGGVGAGLGAAAAAGWDFRLPHPRSAPLLLIAHADGERTEGLQAGLRSLGLPAPIVVAYDRLLSGMPLGEAAARAGLPAGTVPLIRLDAPGEHFGVERALIALGSPERDDGDDLLPLRERRDPYRMPEAQALALAERPVRLMHPSQWFRGFCRLLARLRREAADAWPTASFWNDPAEIAVMFDKRACHRKLAGAGVSVPELLAQPELLTGCEAVRQLMLDRRMHRVFLKLAFGSAASGVIAYQINPRTGAQRATTTLDAEVYIQRPGVFYNSKRVRTLTDPERIRTLIDYLCGHGVHAERWIPKASLEGRPLDLRQLVAFGEAGHSVVRVGESPMTNLHLRSRRLSTGASGLPDHALAAARSEALAALRAFPGSASAGIDVLTDRNTGRPYIADVNPFGDLLRRVEVDGLDPYAWQMQLWHRRAETASGAAPRGEFR, encoded by the coding sequence ATGAAGGAACGGACTGTGCATTCGGGCGGCGTGGGCGCAGGATTGGGCGCCGCTGCCGCTGCCGGATGGGACTTCCGGCTGCCCCATCCGCGCTCTGCCCCGCTGCTGCTGATCGCCCATGCCGACGGCGAACGTACCGAAGGCCTGCAGGCGGGCCTGCGCTCGCTCGGGCTGCCGGCGCCGATCGTCGTTGCGTACGATCGGCTGCTCTCGGGCATGCCGCTCGGCGAAGCGGCCGCCCGGGCGGGGCTGCCGGCGGGAACCGTGCCGCTGATCCGGCTGGACGCGCCGGGCGAGCATTTCGGCGTCGAACGCGCGCTGATCGCGCTCGGCTCGCCCGAGCGCGACGACGGCGACGACCTGCTGCCGCTGCGCGAACGCCGCGATCCGTACCGGATGCCGGAAGCGCAGGCGCTGGCGCTCGCGGAACGTCCCGTGCGGCTGATGCACCCGTCGCAGTGGTTCCGCGGCTTCTGCCGGCTGCTGGCGCGCCTGCGCCGGGAAGCGGCCGACGCCTGGCCGACGGCGTCGTTCTGGAACGATCCGGCGGAGATCGCCGTCATGTTCGACAAGCGGGCGTGCCACCGCAAGCTGGCCGGCGCCGGCGTCTCGGTGCCCGAATTGCTGGCGCAGCCCGAACTTCTGACCGGCTGCGAAGCGGTGCGCCAGCTCATGCTGGACCGGCGCATGCACCGGGTATTCCTCAAGCTTGCGTTCGGTTCCGCCGCGTCGGGCGTGATCGCGTACCAGATCAATCCGCGCACCGGCGCGCAGCGGGCGACAACCACGCTGGACGCCGAAGTGTATATCCAGCGTCCCGGCGTGTTTTACAACTCCAAGCGGGTTCGCACGCTGACCGATCCGGAGCGGATCCGGACGCTGATCGACTATTTATGCGGCCACGGCGTCCACGCGGAGCGCTGGATTCCCAAAGCTTCGCTGGAAGGCCGGCCGCTCGACCTGCGGCAGCTTGTCGCTTTCGGCGAAGCGGGGCATTCGGTCGTGCGCGTAGGAGAGTCGCCGATGACCAATCTGCATCTGCGCAGCCGCCGGCTGTCAACCGGCGCGTCCGGACTGCCGGATCACGCGCTGGCAGCGGCGCGCAGCGAAGCGCTCGCGGCGCTGCGCGCTTTTCCCGGCTCGGCTTCGGCCGGCATCGACGTGCTGACCGACCGCAATACCGGCCGTCCGTATATCGCCGACGTCAACCCGTTCGGCGACCTGCTGCGCCGCGTCGAGGTCGACGGGCTCGATCCGTACGCCTGGCAGATGCAGCTGTGGCACCGGCGGGCTGAGACGGCAAGCGGCGCCGCGCCGAGAGGAGAATTTCGATGA
- a CDS encoding STM4013/SEN3800 family hydrolase: MNEVVGTHDLLMITLDTLRYDAAVLEEANCPNLCGSGSWEKRHSPGSFTYAAHHAFFGGFLPTPADPDKASHVRLFHSRNTGLKTHPHTWLFDTPDLVSGLAAEGYRTLCIGGVIFFTKKVPLARVLPGYFQRSFWRMNFGVTNPQSTKHQVDHALKLLDEIPTDERFFLFVNVSAMHGPNHIFLPGARRDSVDSQRAALRYADAELGRLFDAVRRRNNPAFCMAFSDHGTAYGEDGYEGHRLAHETVWNVPYREFML, encoded by the coding sequence ATGAACGAAGTCGTCGGCACGCACGACCTGTTAATGATTACGCTCGACACGCTGCGTTACGACGCCGCCGTGCTGGAAGAAGCCAACTGCCCCAATCTGTGCGGCAGCGGTTCATGGGAGAAACGGCATTCGCCCGGCAGCTTCACGTACGCGGCGCATCACGCTTTCTTCGGCGGATTTCTGCCGACGCCCGCCGATCCGGACAAAGCTTCGCATGTCCGGCTGTTCCATTCCCGCAACACCGGCCTGAAGACGCATCCGCATACGTGGCTGTTCGACACGCCGGACCTCGTCTCGGGGCTTGCGGCGGAAGGCTACCGGACGCTGTGTATCGGCGGCGTCATCTTTTTCACGAAAAAAGTGCCGCTCGCCCGCGTGCTGCCCGGTTATTTCCAGCGCAGCTTCTGGCGGATGAACTTCGGCGTGACGAATCCGCAGTCCACGAAACATCAGGTGGACCACGCGCTGAAACTGCTGGACGAAATTCCGACGGACGAACGGTTCTTCCTGTTCGTCAACGTCTCGGCGATGCACGGGCCGAACCATATTTTCCTGCCCGGCGCCCGGCGCGATTCGGTCGACAGCCAGCGCGCCGCGCTGCGTTACGCCGATGCCGAACTGGGACGGCTGTTCGACGCGGTGCGCCGCCGGAACAACCCGGCGTTCTGCATGGCTTTCTCCGATCACGGCACCGCGTACGGCGAAGACGGCTACGAAGGCCATCGCCTGGCGCACGAGACCGTATGGAACGTGCCTTACCGGGAATTCATGCTCTAA